A DNA window from Babylonia areolata isolate BAREFJ2019XMU chromosome 28, ASM4173473v1, whole genome shotgun sequence contains the following coding sequences:
- the LOC143301801 gene encoding uncharacterized protein LOC143301801, whose amino-acid sequence MGQLSSRQELINQELSSPAARDWLCVSLALRDATKALAASMHMWIARLQRRVKRAVPPLEACRHNCSQTCPDLRTWCPTCLAWQREILSLCEPRYKGKIVWSRFRSSDWPENPYEVARVFISRAHRFYYKSNEFHEDIRFTLCFLENCTAIDVPPALIQKAWVLRNSFRRRGRMRTKKRDMQQALTVLISLLQVPQIAEHEAVGPVLQKLTALQSTVDTRNGCTIL is encoded by the coding sequence ATGGGGCAGCTGTCGTCCAGACAAGAGCTGATCAACCAGGAGCTATCCAGCCCTGCAGCACGGGACTGGCTGTGCGTCAGCCTGGCACTTCGCGATGCCACCAAAGCCCTGGCCGCCAGCATGCACATGTGGATCGCACGCCTCCAGCGCCGCGTCAAACGCGCCGTCCCACCCCTCGAAGCCTGCCGCCACAACTGCAGTCAGACCTGCCCGGACCTCCGCACCTGGTGTCCCACCTGCCTGGCGTGGCAGCGAGAGATTCTCTCCCTTTGCGAACCTCGCTACAAAGGGAAAATAGTCTGGTCGCGGTTTCGCTCCTCAGACTGGCCAGAGAACCCGTACGAGGTGGCTCGCGTGTTCATCTCGCGAGCTCACCGTTTCTACTACAAGTCTAACGAGTTTCACGAGGACATACGCTTCACGCTGTGCTTCCTGGAGAACTGCACGGCCATCGACGTGCCCCCCGCCCTTATCCAGAAGGCGTGGGTGCTGCGGAACAGCTTCAGGCGCCGGGGTCGCATGCGGACAAAGAAGCGGGACATGCAGCAGGCCCTGACGGTGCTGATCTCGCTGCTGCAGGTGCCGCAGATTGCGGAGCATGAAGCCGTGGGTCCGGTGCTGCAGAAGCTGACGGCCCTGCAGAGCACTGTGGACACCCGGAATGGCTGCACCATTTTGtag